Proteins encoded within one genomic window of Kibdelosporangium phytohabitans:
- a CDS encoding LLM class flavin-dependent oxidoreductase — protein sequence MFNVGLGLPVADPDRLLDWARLSDEGPFSTLGLLDRLVYDNPEPLITLAAIAGATTRIRVQTEVLLAPLRETALLAKQAATLDRICGGRFTLGIGVGGRADDHQAAGTDIKTRGRRLDTQMAEMRRIWTTGDIGPAPCRPGGPEVLFGAFKPAALARVARWGDGFLAAAPVEWCGGLFDTVRSSWAEAGRSGSPRLVAQVNVAVGPAEDEARRHISAYYGDQAEWALGRLLTTPAQVRDAIKAFADLGADEVMLYCWSPHTDQIARLADVVTSSC from the coding sequence GTGTTCAACGTTGGTCTTGGTCTGCCTGTCGCCGACCCCGATCGCCTGCTCGACTGGGCCCGTCTGTCCGACGAAGGCCCCTTCTCCACGCTGGGCCTGCTCGACCGGCTCGTCTACGACAACCCCGAGCCCCTGATCACCCTGGCCGCCATCGCCGGTGCCACCACCAGGATCCGTGTGCAGACCGAAGTCCTGCTCGCGCCCCTGCGGGAAACCGCGCTGCTGGCCAAGCAAGCCGCCACCCTCGACCGCATCTGCGGCGGTCGCTTCACACTGGGGATCGGTGTCGGCGGTCGCGCCGACGACCACCAGGCGGCGGGCACGGACATCAAAACCCGTGGCCGCCGCCTGGACACGCAGATGGCCGAGATGCGCCGGATCTGGACAACCGGCGACATCGGCCCGGCGCCCTGCCGTCCCGGTGGTCCCGAAGTCCTGTTCGGCGCGTTCAAACCGGCCGCGCTGGCCCGCGTCGCCCGCTGGGGCGACGGATTCCTCGCCGCCGCACCGGTCGAGTGGTGCGGCGGACTGTTCGACACGGTCCGCTCGTCGTGGGCCGAGGCGGGCCGCTCCGGCTCGCCACGTCTCGTCGCTCAGGTGAACGTCGCCGTCGGCCCCGCTGAGGACGAGGCCCGGCGGCACATCTCGGCCTACTACGGCGATCAGGCCGAGTGGGCGCTCGGTCGCCTGCTGACAACCCCGGCACAGGTCCGTGACGCGATCAAGGCGTTCGCCGACCTCGGCGCCGACGAGGTGATGCTCTACTGCTGGTCGCCGCACACCGACCAGATCGCTCGTCTCGCCGACGTGGTCACGAGTAGTTGCTAA
- a CDS encoding M14 family metallopeptidase produces the protein MRRKLPVALALAVVFSFVVLTPGTAGPSSSAPPRASAEYQVEGVKTSEQRSRIAATGAAVTYAEHGVVGVTATPDEVEQIRRLGFTVRTQAAPTQPDMGTFDFPPADSKYHTFAELTAEVDAAAKAYPAIVSKQVIGESHEGRDLIAVKISDNATADENEPEVLFTAHQHAREHLTKEMALYLLKQLTTGYGSDQRITGVVNSREIWLLPDLNPDGGEYDIASGSYRSWRKNRQPNPGSSNVGTDINRNWAFKWGCCNGSSGGTGSETYRGAAAESAPEIKAVADFVRGRKVGGVQQIRTGIDFHTYSELILWPYGYTAADTAPGMTADDQATFAKIGRDMASTNNYTPEQSSDLYVTDGSIDDWLWGDQKIFGYTFEMYPTGPGGGGFYPPDEVIERETARNKEAVLRLIEISDCPYRAIGKQAQYCGS, from the coding sequence ATTCGTCGTAAATTGCCCGTGGCGCTGGCCCTAGCGGTCGTGTTCAGCTTCGTCGTGCTCACTCCGGGCACAGCGGGGCCGTCGTCGAGCGCACCCCCGCGCGCCTCGGCCGAGTACCAGGTCGAGGGTGTCAAGACCAGCGAACAGCGCAGCCGGATCGCCGCGACCGGTGCCGCGGTGACCTACGCCGAGCACGGTGTCGTCGGGGTCACCGCGACACCAGACGAGGTCGAGCAGATCAGACGGCTCGGCTTCACCGTCCGCACGCAGGCAGCGCCGACGCAGCCGGACATGGGCACGTTCGACTTCCCGCCCGCCGACTCGAAGTACCACACCTTCGCCGAGCTGACCGCCGAGGTGGACGCCGCCGCGAAGGCCTACCCGGCGATCGTGTCCAAGCAGGTGATCGGCGAGTCCCACGAGGGCCGCGACCTGATCGCCGTGAAGATCTCCGACAACGCCACGGCCGACGAGAACGAGCCGGAGGTGCTGTTCACCGCGCACCAGCACGCGCGCGAGCACCTGACCAAGGAGATGGCGCTCTACCTGCTCAAGCAGCTCACCACGGGGTACGGCAGCGACCAGCGGATCACCGGCGTCGTCAACTCGCGTGAGATCTGGCTGCTGCCCGACCTCAACCCGGACGGCGGCGAGTACGACATCGCGTCCGGCTCGTACCGGTCGTGGCGCAAGAACCGGCAGCCGAACCCGGGCTCGTCGAACGTGGGCACGGACATCAACCGCAACTGGGCGTTCAAGTGGGGCTGCTGCAACGGTTCGTCCGGCGGCACCGGCAGTGAGACCTACCGCGGCGCGGCGGCCGAGTCGGCGCCGGAGATCAAGGCGGTCGCCGACTTCGTGCGCGGCCGCAAGGTCGGCGGGGTGCAGCAGATCAGGACCGGTATCGACTTCCACACCTACAGCGAGCTGATCCTCTGGCCGTACGGCTACACGGCGGCCGACACCGCGCCGGGGATGACCGCGGACGACCAGGCGACGTTCGCCAAGATCGGCCGGGACATGGCGTCGACCAACAACTACACGCCTGAGCAGTCCTCCGACTTGTACGTCACCGACGGGTCGATCGACGACTGGCTGTGGGGCGACCAGAAGATCTTCGGCTACACCTTCGAGATGTACCCGACGGGGCCGGGCGGCGGCGGTTTCTACCCGCCGGACGAGGTGATCGAGCGGGAGACAGCCCGCAACAAGGAGGCTGTGCTGAGGCTGATCGAGATCTCCGACTGCCCGTACCGCGCGATCGGGAAACAGGCGCAGTACTGCGGTAGCTGA
- a CDS encoding AMP-binding protein, producing MRSDSVETRAVVRHPPERVWEVISDPELYPRYVPGLSWCERLTQHHGRGARYLTRVGFDDEVEITMFRHAEHLAWSSTHRQTHRLSIMLKPAPRGGTEINIMLTLLVDAFSANTVRRNVEGALVRLRDHLDGAPVALPPVPRDPATARGSTLSIAKTLAKAGALAPGRPDRMLRQLAQLTKWGATIAGGYQASAVRIPNEIAYHDELTSHSFADVEERTNRMANLLAKYWVTEGSRVALMCRNHGTMLEAFIACGKLGADVLLMNTGLGGAQIAEVIRQHDPALLMVDDEFTNLTAYLPQSLPRIRTWAEPFGRGPNVEELIAHGNPDRITPPKKPGRVVVLTSGTSGTPKGARRPTPRGLGNAAAVLSRIPLRAGEKMLVAAPMFHTWGLAAIQLGMPLRSTLVLQRRFHPQSALQAIQEHRCTSMFAVPIMLQRMVDLPQAVRDRYDTSSLRVVASSGSALPGRLADKFMDAFGDILYNLYGSTEVSWGTIATPADMRAARTTAGMPPLGTRIAILDGRGAPTPPGVVGRIFVGNDMLFDGYTNGANLALRHSLMDTGDRGYLDADGRLFVEGRDDEMIVSGGENVFPGPVEEVLTALPQVLEAAVVGVPDHEYGQRLAAYLVLRPGARLDADFVRRYVHERLARFAVPRDVVFVGDLPRNATGKILRQILEDGHW from the coding sequence ATGCGATCCGACAGCGTTGAGACGCGAGCGGTCGTGCGCCATCCACCCGAGCGGGTCTGGGAGGTGATCAGCGACCCCGAGCTGTACCCACGGTATGTGCCTGGGCTCAGTTGGTGTGAGCGCTTGACGCAGCACCACGGCCGGGGTGCGCGCTACCTGACGCGCGTCGGGTTCGACGACGAGGTCGAGATCACGATGTTCCGGCACGCCGAGCACCTCGCGTGGTCGAGCACGCATCGGCAGACCCACCGGCTGTCGATCATGCTCAAGCCGGCCCCGCGCGGCGGTACCGAGATCAACATCATGCTCACGCTGCTGGTCGACGCGTTCAGTGCGAACACAGTGCGGCGCAACGTGGAGGGGGCGCTCGTGCGGCTGCGCGACCACCTCGACGGCGCGCCGGTCGCGTTGCCGCCCGTGCCGCGTGATCCGGCGACAGCGCGGGGTTCGACGCTCAGCATCGCGAAAACCCTGGCCAAGGCCGGCGCGCTGGCGCCGGGACGGCCGGACCGGATGCTCAGGCAGCTGGCGCAGCTGACCAAGTGGGGCGCCACCATCGCCGGTGGCTACCAGGCGTCGGCCGTGCGCATCCCGAACGAGATCGCCTACCACGACGAGTTGACGTCCCACTCCTTCGCCGATGTCGAGGAGCGGACGAACCGGATGGCGAACCTGCTGGCCAAGTACTGGGTGACCGAGGGGTCCCGGGTCGCGCTGATGTGCCGCAACCACGGCACGATGCTGGAGGCGTTCATCGCGTGCGGCAAGCTCGGCGCGGACGTGCTGCTGATGAACACCGGGCTGGGCGGGGCCCAGATCGCCGAGGTCATCCGCCAGCACGACCCGGCGCTGCTGATGGTCGACGACGAGTTCACGAACCTCACCGCGTACCTGCCGCAGTCACTGCCACGCATCCGCACGTGGGCGGAGCCGTTCGGGCGCGGCCCGAACGTCGAGGAGCTGATCGCGCACGGCAACCCGGACCGGATCACGCCGCCGAAGAAGCCGGGCCGGGTCGTGGTGCTGACCTCGGGCACGTCGGGCACGCCGAAGGGCGCCAGGCGGCCGACCCCGCGGGGCCTGGGCAACGCGGCGGCGGTGCTGTCCCGGATTCCGTTGCGCGCCGGGGAGAAGATGCTCGTCGCCGCGCCGATGTTCCACACGTGGGGGCTGGCCGCGATCCAGCTCGGTATGCCGTTGCGCTCCACTTTGGTGTTGCAACGCCGGTTCCACCCGCAGTCGGCGTTGCAGGCGATCCAGGAACATCGTTGCACGTCGATGTTCGCCGTGCCGATCATGTTGCAGCGCATGGTGGATCTGCCGCAGGCCGTGCGTGACCGCTACGACACGTCGTCGTTGCGGGTCGTGGCCAGCAGCGGGTCGGCTCTACCGGGGCGGCTGGCCGACAAGTTCATGGACGCCTTCGGGGACATCCTCTACAACCTTTACGGCTCAACGGAGGTGTCGTGGGGAACCATCGCGACTCCGGCGGACATGCGGGCCGCGCGGACGACCGCGGGCATGCCTCCATTGGGGACACGGATCGCGATCCTCGACGGCAGAGGGGCGCCGACGCCGCCCGGGGTGGTCGGGCGGATCTTCGTCGGCAACGACATGCTCTTCGACGGCTACACCAACGGCGCGAATCTCGCGTTGAGACATTCCCTGATGGACACGGGAGACCGCGGCTACCTCGATGCCGACGGTCGCCTGTTCGTCGAGGGGCGTGACGACGAGATGATCGTGTCGGGTGGCGAGAACGTGTTCCCCGGCCCGGTCGAGGAGGTGCTGACCGCACTCCCCCAGGTGCTCGAAGCCGCCGTGGTCGGCGTGCCGGACCACGAGTACGGGCAGCGCCTGGCCGCGTACCTGGTGCTCAGGCCAGGCGCGCGACTGGACGCCGACTTCGTGCGCCGTTACGTGCACGAGCGGCTGGCGCGCTTCGCCGTCCCCCGTGACGTTGTTTTCGTCGGGGATCTGCCGCGCAACGCGACGGGCAAGATCCTGCGGCAGATCCTCGAGGACGGTCACTGGTAG
- a CDS encoding glycoside hydrolase family 18 protein, with protein sequence MSKSPWRRFLTLASALVTALGVVTVSPTATAPAEAAPSGNVLGYFAQWGVYQRNYHVKNIKTSGAATKLTHINYAFGNVVNGQCVLGDTYADYDRFYDAGSSVDGVADTWDAGALRGNFGQLKRLKKLHPQIKVIFSFGGWTWSGGFAQAAKNPAAFANSCYNLLNDSRWAGVFDGIDIDWEYPNACGLTCDTSGPEALTKLAQALRAKFGSKLVTAAITADASEGGKIDKANYASAAQYFDWYNVMTYDFFGAWAAQGPTAPHSPLTSYTGIPQAGFNTADAIAKLKAKGVPSSKLWIGIGFYGRGWTGVTQATPGGTATGAAPGTYEAGIEDYKVLKTRCPSTGTIAGTAYAKCGSQWWSYDTPATIAGKMSWAKGQGLGGSFFWELSGDTTNGELVTAMKNG encoded by the coding sequence ATGTCCAAGTCTCCATGGCGGAGGTTCCTCACTCTCGCCAGCGCACTCGTCACGGCGTTGGGCGTCGTGACCGTCTCGCCGACCGCGACAGCACCAGCCGAGGCCGCGCCGAGCGGCAACGTGCTGGGCTACTTCGCGCAATGGGGCGTCTACCAGCGCAACTACCACGTCAAGAACATCAAGACCAGCGGCGCGGCGACCAAGCTGACGCACATCAACTACGCGTTCGGCAACGTCGTCAACGGCCAGTGCGTGCTCGGCGACACCTACGCCGACTACGACAGGTTCTACGACGCGGGGTCCAGTGTGGACGGTGTGGCCGACACGTGGGACGCCGGTGCGCTGCGCGGCAACTTCGGCCAGCTCAAGCGGCTCAAGAAGCTGCACCCGCAGATCAAGGTGATCTTCTCGTTCGGCGGCTGGACCTGGTCCGGCGGCTTCGCGCAGGCCGCGAAGAACCCGGCGGCGTTCGCCAACTCCTGCTACAACCTCCTCAACGACTCACGCTGGGCAGGCGTGTTCGACGGGATCGACATCGACTGGGAGTACCCGAACGCGTGCGGCCTGACCTGCGACACGAGCGGGCCGGAGGCGTTGACCAAGCTGGCGCAGGCGTTGCGCGCCAAGTTCGGCTCCAAGCTGGTCACCGCCGCGATCACGGCCGACGCGTCGGAGGGCGGCAAGATCGACAAGGCGAACTACGCGTCCGCCGCGCAGTACTTCGACTGGTACAACGTGATGACGTACGACTTCTTCGGCGCGTGGGCCGCTCAGGGCCCGACCGCACCGCACTCGCCGTTGACCTCGTACACCGGCATCCCCCAGGCCGGGTTCAACACCGCCGACGCCATCGCCAAGCTGAAGGCCAAGGGCGTGCCCTCCAGCAAGTTGTGGATCGGCATCGGTTTCTACGGCCGTGGCTGGACCGGCGTGACACAGGCGACGCCGGGCGGCACCGCGACCGGCGCCGCGCCGGGCACGTACGAAGCCGGGATCGAGGACTACAAGGTTCTCAAGACCCGCTGCCCGTCCACCGGGACGATCGCCGGGACGGCGTACGCCAAGTGCGGGTCGCAGTGGTGGAGCTACGACACCCCCGCGACCATCGCCGGGAAGATGAGCTGGGCCAAGGGTCAGGGACTGGGCGGTTCCTTCTTCTGGGAGCTGTCCGGCGACACCACCAACGGTGAACTCGTCACCGCGATGAAGAACGGCTGA
- a CDS encoding CbtA family protein translates to MKIGNLLVRGMLAGLLAAVLAFVFASVFGEPQVDNAIAVEESQAAPPDAGHEHGGGEEEVVSRGVQSTAGLAVATGAYGLAFGGLFALAFAFAYGRIGNLSARATAAVLGVGAFLTVFLVPFLKYPSNPPAVGQQGTISERTSLYFVLVLISVVVAVGATVVARRLEPRLGGWNSALLGVLGYVVVLAVLTLLLPRINEVPAGFPASLLWNFRIASLGTQLVLWAGIGLLFGAMTERSVRRVARTGAS, encoded by the coding sequence ATGAAAATTGGAAACCTCCTCGTCCGGGGCATGCTCGCCGGACTGCTCGCCGCTGTGCTCGCGTTCGTCTTCGCCTCGGTCTTCGGTGAGCCGCAGGTCGACAACGCCATCGCGGTCGAGGAGTCGCAGGCGGCGCCCCCGGACGCCGGGCACGAGCACGGCGGCGGGGAAGAGGAAGTCGTCAGCCGGGGCGTGCAGAGCACCGCGGGTCTCGCGGTGGCGACGGGCGCGTACGGCTTGGCGTTCGGCGGGTTGTTCGCGCTCGCGTTCGCGTTCGCGTACGGCCGGATCGGCAACCTCAGCGCCCGCGCGACGGCAGCTGTGCTGGGAGTCGGCGCGTTCCTGACCGTCTTCCTGGTGCCGTTCCTGAAGTACCCGTCCAATCCACCGGCGGTCGGCCAGCAGGGCACCATCAGCGAGCGAACCAGCCTGTACTTCGTGCTGGTGCTGATCTCGGTGGTGGTCGCGGTCGGCGCCACCGTGGTCGCGCGTCGCCTCGAACCGCGCCTCGGCGGGTGGAACTCGGCATTGCTCGGTGTGCTCGGCTACGTCGTCGTCCTCGCCGTGCTGACCCTGCTGCTGCCCAGGATCAACGAGGTGCCCGCCGGATTCCCGGCCAGCCTGCTCTGGAACTTCAGGATCGCCTCATTGGGCACTCAGCTGGTCCTGTGGGCCGGGATCGGCCTGCTCTTCGGGGCGATGACCGAGCGAAGCGTCCGGCGTGTCGCGCGAACCGGCGCATCATAG
- a CDS encoding CbtB domain-containing protein encodes MTTAAIPVPVPIRIPIRQILPWAVFTAIVALLMLYFVGSAQGADSVIHEFVHDGRHLLGFPCH; translated from the coding sequence GTGACTACCGCAGCAATTCCCGTACCGGTTCCCATCCGCATCCCCATTCGACAGATCCTGCCGTGGGCTGTGTTCACCGCGATCGTCGCCTTGCTGATGCTCTACTTCGTCGGCAGCGCGCAGGGTGCGGACAGCGTCATCCACGAGTTCGTCCACGACGGACGCCACTTGCTGGGCTTCCCCTGCCACTGA
- a CDS encoding histidine phosphatase family protein produces MSTPGETAHPNAATRLTLISHAATSATRGTRFPDDEPLERPGDSPVADIGRFTRFHTGPETRCRQTATAFGWDATVDEALADLDFGHWRGRALDDVTDFSWLTDPTAAPHGGESVSDVLTRVGGWLDGLRSTGERVAAVTHPAVVRAAVVHVLAAPAQAFWRIDVSPLSVTRLSVSGSNWTLRETGHAVNQ; encoded by the coding sequence GTGTCAACGCCAGGAGAGACTGCTCACCCGAATGCCGCCACGAGGCTCACGTTGATCAGCCACGCGGCCACCTCCGCGACTCGCGGTACGAGATTCCCCGACGACGAGCCTCTGGAACGACCAGGTGATTCGCCCGTTGCGGACATTGGGCGTTTCACCCGTTTCCACACCGGCCCCGAGACCCGCTGCCGCCAGACCGCGACCGCGTTCGGCTGGGACGCGACCGTCGACGAGGCATTGGCCGATCTGGACTTCGGACACTGGCGCGGGCGTGCGCTCGACGATGTCACGGACTTCTCCTGGCTGACCGATCCCACGGCGGCGCCTCACGGCGGCGAGTCCGTGAGCGACGTGCTGACCCGCGTGGGTGGTTGGCTGGATGGCTTGCGCAGCACCGGAGAACGCGTTGCGGCGGTGACGCACCCGGCGGTTGTCCGTGCCGCGGTCGTGCACGTGCTGGCCGCGCCCGCCCAGGCTTTCTGGCGGATAGACGTCTCTCCCCTGTCGGTCACGCGCCTGTCCGTCTCGGGGTCGAACTGGACATTGCGGGAAACCGGCCACGCGGTAAATCAGTAA
- a CDS encoding AfsR/SARP family transcriptional regulator encodes MDSSEMAFRVLGPLEVSAGGRPVALGGRKPRLLLATLLLEPNTTVGVDTLVDVLWPGSPPRSAVANVRTYAHSLRTAIGARVCTKPGGYQVSVGPGELDMTTFEAKARDGELAEASALWRGRALADLPRSPVWEPILARLEELRLSVIERSPAVPIADLRGLLAEHPLREELWRHLLHALHRAGRPAEALQAYREAERVLAEELGTRPGPDLRRACAQIQTDVFPVCQLPLAIPDFTGHRDIVDRARAELDRRPAAVLLTGPPGSGKSTMAVHIGHDVARAFPDGQLYVRLRDRDPADVLAYLLKALGVTDIPANLDERAARYRSVLARRELLVVLDDAAGAAQLLPLLPGSGRSAVLITSRTWLPELPGAVTIRLGALTDTDAHDLLARVAGADRVAAEPDQATEILRACGNLPLAIRVAGTRIATRRAVPLRVAAGRLADEHGRLDELTTGSLAVRASVTDSYLRLPAAAARAFRFAGMLGPVSFPGWVIAALVGRPDTEEVADTLVNANLIAASADATGTVRYRMPDLFRCYATERLSGDPRRELQTAARRVLDGYLARATHAAARMPVAFFGVLPHPVVPPHGNTLLSAADPAAWFDAEMPSITAVLELAERLGIQRHAWRIPAMTAPYFDLRGRHGDWQRSHEIALRGARAAGDRHGEAIIRRNQGQVALYQDDYPEAEAATRQALGLFTETGDDTGIGIAHAGIGTTSRIRGDYPGALRHHRLALRMFVRTGKPHLQAAAKIAVGTVLLAQQRLPEAEKWLTGARAQSALIGDRHREAHALQRLAGLREPAQALDHLAEATEMFEHLGDDHCVAYARRHAGELFLRTGDRARARDLLTESLDALLRSGDNRSAAEVSRLLDKAASVVTSSNEDGSVVEPPG; translated from the coding sequence GTGGACAGCTCCGAGATGGCATTCCGCGTGCTCGGCCCACTGGAGGTCAGCGCGGGCGGACGGCCGGTCGCGCTCGGCGGCCGCAAACCGCGGTTGCTGCTGGCCACCTTGCTGCTGGAGCCGAACACCACGGTCGGTGTCGACACGCTGGTCGACGTCCTCTGGCCGGGGTCACCGCCACGCTCGGCCGTCGCGAACGTCCGCACGTACGCCCATTCCTTGCGCACGGCGATCGGCGCGCGCGTGTGCACCAAGCCCGGCGGCTACCAGGTCTCGGTCGGTCCCGGCGAGCTCGACATGACCACGTTCGAAGCCAAAGCACGGGACGGCGAACTGGCCGAGGCCAGCGCGTTGTGGCGGGGCCGCGCCTTGGCGGACCTGCCGCGCAGCCCGGTGTGGGAACCGATCCTGGCCAGGCTGGAGGAGCTGCGGCTGTCGGTGATCGAACGCAGCCCGGCTGTCCCGATCGCGGATCTGCGGGGCCTGCTCGCCGAACACCCGCTGCGCGAGGAACTCTGGCGGCACCTGCTGCACGCGTTGCACCGCGCCGGGCGGCCCGCCGAGGCCCTGCAGGCGTACCGGGAGGCCGAACGCGTGCTGGCCGAGGAACTCGGTACCCGGCCGGGGCCGGACCTGCGCAGGGCCTGCGCGCAGATCCAGACCGACGTCTTCCCGGTCTGCCAGCTGCCGCTTGCCATCCCCGACTTCACCGGTCACCGCGACATCGTGGACCGGGCACGCGCGGAACTGGACCGAAGGCCGGCGGCCGTCCTGCTGACCGGGCCACCGGGTTCCGGCAAGTCCACAATGGCCGTCCATATCGGACACGATGTCGCCCGCGCGTTCCCCGACGGCCAGCTGTACGTGCGCCTGCGCGACCGGGATCCAGCCGATGTCCTCGCATACCTGTTGAAAGCCCTTGGTGTCACGGACATCCCGGCGAATCTCGACGAACGCGCGGCGCGCTACCGGTCGGTGCTGGCGCGCCGCGAACTGCTGGTGGTGCTCGACGACGCGGCGGGCGCGGCGCAACTGCTGCCGCTGCTGCCGGGATCCGGCCGATCCGCCGTGCTGATCACCAGCCGGACCTGGCTGCCCGAGCTGCCGGGTGCCGTCACGATTCGGCTCGGCGCGCTCACCGACACCGACGCGCACGACCTGCTCGCCAGGGTCGCCGGTGCCGACCGGGTGGCCGCTGAACCGGATCAGGCGACAGAGATCCTGCGCGCCTGCGGCAATCTGCCGTTGGCCATCCGGGTCGCCGGAACGCGGATCGCGACCCGGCGCGCGGTCCCGTTGCGGGTCGCAGCGGGGCGGCTGGCCGACGAACACGGCAGGCTCGATGAGCTGACAACCGGAAGCCTTGCCGTCCGGGCCAGCGTCACCGACAGCTACCTCCGGCTGCCCGCCGCGGCGGCGCGGGCGTTCCGGTTCGCGGGGATGCTCGGCCCGGTGTCGTTCCCCGGCTGGGTGATCGCGGCACTCGTCGGCCGCCCGGACACCGAGGAGGTCGCCGACACACTCGTCAACGCCAATCTGATCGCCGCGTCGGCGGACGCCACCGGAACGGTCCGGTACCGGATGCCCGACTTGTTCCGGTGTTACGCAACAGAACGACTGTCCGGTGATCCACGACGTGAATTACAGACGGCCGCGCGGCGCGTGCTCGACGGGTACCTGGCGCGTGCGACACATGCGGCCGCACGCATGCCGGTCGCGTTCTTCGGCGTCCTCCCGCACCCCGTCGTTCCACCGCACGGGAACACCCTGCTCAGCGCCGCCGACCCGGCAGCGTGGTTCGACGCGGAGATGCCGTCGATCACAGCGGTCCTCGAGCTCGCCGAGCGGCTGGGGATCCAGCGGCACGCGTGGCGCATCCCCGCCATGACCGCGCCGTACTTCGATCTGCGCGGCAGGCACGGCGATTGGCAACGCTCGCACGAGATCGCGTTGCGCGGCGCCCGTGCCGCGGGCGACAGGCACGGCGAGGCGATCATCCGCCGCAACCAGGGCCAGGTCGCGCTCTACCAGGACGACTACCCGGAGGCCGAAGCCGCGACACGGCAGGCGCTGGGGTTGTTCACCGAGACCGGGGACGACACCGGGATCGGCATAGCCCACGCCGGAATCGGCACGACGTCGCGGATCCGCGGTGACTACCCGGGTGCGCTGCGCCACCACCGGCTGGCGCTGCGCATGTTCGTCCGCACGGGCAAACCGCACCTCCAGGCGGCCGCGAAGATCGCCGTCGGCACGGTTCTGCTTGCCCAGCAAAGGCTTCCAGAGGCTGAGAAATGGCTGACCGGGGCACGTGCGCAGTCGGCGCTGATCGGTGACCGGCACCGCGAGGCGCACGCCCTGCAGCGGCTGGCCGGGCTGCGCGAGCCCGCGCAGGCCCTGGATCACCTGGCCGAGGCGACCGAGATGTTCGAGCACCTCGGCGACGACCACTGCGTCGCGTACGCGCGGCGGCACGCTGGGGAGTTGTTCCTGCGTACCGGGGATCGCGCCCGGGCAAGGGATCTGCTGACGGAGTCGCTGGACGCCCTTCTGCGCAGCGGCGACAACCGTTCGGCCGCCGAAGTATCCCGGTTGCTCGACAAAGCGGCATCAGTCGTGACCAGCTCCAATGAGGACGGATCGGTGGTTGAGCCACCCGGGTGA